AGCTGCATCTTCTCGTACAGCTTCCGGTCGCCGGAGCTCGCGCTCGCAGAGACGCTGGCTGGTGAGGATATCGAACTGGAGGTGGAGTATATCGGCGCGCAGGGACCCGAGGAGCTTCGGCTGTTCGTCTGGGTCTCGGAGGGCGTGTCGGCGTTCGACGACGGCATCGAGCGCGACCCGACGGTGACCGACCCGGTCGTCGTGAGCGACGACGAGACGGAGCGACTCTACAGTCTCGCGACGACGGACGCCGTCGAGACGACGGTGTACCCGCTGTGGGCGACGCGGGACGGCGAGGGGTTGTCGGCCCACTACGAGGACGGATGGTGGCACTCGGAGATTCGGTTTCCGACGCGTGAACAGCTTGCAGCCTACCGCGAGGCGCTGCTCGAATCGGGCGTGCAGGTGGAGATGCGCGGCATCTACAGGGAGGAGTCACACGAGCCTGCGCCGGGGCTGACGACCGAACAGCGTGAAGCGCTGACGGCCGCCTATCGGAACGGCTACTTCTCGGTGCCGCGGGAGACGACGACGGCCGCGCTGGCCGAGACGCTGGACATCTCTGGGCAGGCGGTGAGCGAGCGGCTCCGGCGCGGGTACGCCCGGCTCGTGGACGCGACGTTCGGCGACGAGTGAACCCGGAAAGACGGGGCTTAAGTCGCGACCGCGGAAACTAGCCGTATGGACGAACGGACGTACACGGCGGACGCGACGCCGGGCGACACTGTGACCGTCGCCGGCTGGGTGCACGAACTGCGCGACCTCGGCGGCATCGCCTTCCTCATCGTACGCGACACGAGCGGGAAGATTCAGGTGAAGCTCGAGAAGGACGAGATGGACGAGGAGCTCGTCGAGACCGGACTCGACGTGGCCCGCGAGTCGGTCGTCAAAATCGTCGGCGACGTGAAGGAGGAGCCGCGCGCCCCGACGGGCGTCGAGGTCGTCCCGACCGGTATCGAGGTCATCGCCGAGGCCGAGACGCAGCTGCCGCTCGACCCGTCCGGGAAGGTCGACGCCGAACTCCCGACCCGGCTCGACAACCGCACCCTCGACGTGCGCCGCGACGAGTCGAAGGCCATCTTCGAGATTCGCTCCGAGGTGCTGCGTGCGGTGCGCGAGGAGTTCCGCTCGTTCGGCTCGACGGAGATTACGACGCCGAAAATCGTTGCCACCGGCACAGAAGGTGGCACTGAGCTGTTCCCGATTACGTACTTCGGCGAGGAGGCGTTCATGAACCAGTCGCCACAGCTGTTCAAGCAGCTGATGGTCGGCTCCGGCCTCGAACGCGTCTTCGAAATCGGTCCCATCTTCCGCGCCGAGGAGCACAACACGCCGCGTCACCTCAACGAGGCCACCTCCATCGACTTCGAGTCGGCCTTCTTCGACCACACCGAGGCGATGGACGTGTGTGAAGCAGTCACGAAGGCAGCCTACGAGGGCGTCGCCGAGAACTGCGCCGACGAACTGGAGACGCTCGGCATCGACGACTTCGAAGTGCCCGAGGAGGCGTTCCCGCGGCTCACCTACGAGGAAGCCATCGAGCGCATCAACGCGACGGGCGAACTCGACGAGCAGCTCGTGTGGGGCGACGACCTCCCGACCGAGGGCGAGCACGTGCTCGGACAGGACGTCGGCGAACACTACTTCATCACCGACTGGCCCTCCGAAATCAAGCCGTTCTACATCAAAGACCACGACGACGACGAGACGCTCTCGACGGGGTTCGACATGATGCACCCGCGCATGGAGCTCGTCTCCGGCGGGCAGCGTGAACACCGCTTCGACCACCTCGTCGAAGGGTTCGAACAGCAGGGACTCAACCCCGACGAGTTCGAGTACTACACCAAGATGTTCAAGTACGGCATGCCGCCACACGCCGGCTGGGCGATCGGTGGCGAGCGGCTCATCATGACGATGCTCGGGCTGGACAACATCCGTGAAGCCGTGCTGTTCCCGCGCGATCGTCAGCGTCTGAGTCCGTAAGACGAAGACCTGAGAGCCAGCGAGGCGAACGAAGTGAGCCTCGCACGGACACGCAGCGACTTTCGCCGTAGGCGAAATCGCCAAACAGATTCTTTAAACCGAGCCACACCGACGCCGGAGTATGCACGCGACGGCGTTCGTCCCCGGTCACGTGACCGGGTTCTTTTCCACGCATCCCGACGAGCAGCCGCTTCGCGCCGGCTCCCGGGGCGGCGGCGTCGCACTCTCACACGGCGTCGAGACGACCGTCACCGACGAGGCGGGCGTGACGCTCAACGGCGAGGCGATTACCGTCGAACCCGTCGAGCGAGTGTTGGACGCACTCGGCGTCGACCTCGGGGTGGCGTGTGAGACGCCGCTCCCGCTCGGCTCCGGCTTCGGCGTCTCGGGCGCGATGGCGCTCGGGACCGCCTACGTCGTGAACGCCCACACCGAGGCCGGCCTCTCGGAGAACGACCTCGTGTCGCTGGCCCACCGCGCGGAGGTGGAGTCCGGGACCGGACTCGGTGACGTGGTCGGGCAGGCGCGGGGCGGAATTCCCCTGCGGCTCGAACCCGGTGCACCGGGCTACGGCGCGATGGACGGGGTGCCGGGCGGGTCGCGCGTCGAGTATTTTTCTTTGGGTGGGCTGTCGACGGCGGACGTACTCGGCGGCGACACCGAGACGCTGTCCGCGGCGGGCGAACGCGCGCTCGACACGGTGCGGGAGACACCGACGCTCGCGACCTTCGTCGCGGCGTCGCGACGCTTCGCCGAGGAGGCCGGCTTGCTCACCGACGAACTGCGGGGGATTCTCCACGACGTGGACGAGACCGGCGAGACGGCGTCGATGGCGATGCTCGGCGAGACGGCCTTCACGCTCGGGACCGGACTCTCCGATGCGGGGTACGACCCCGCAGTCTGTCGGATTCATCCGCCGGGAGCCGGTCTGCGCGTCGAGTGAGCAGCTATCCGGTGACATTTGTAGCCGGCGCGTCGAGAGATGGTATGAGCGACGAGCCACAGATACCCGTCTCTCCGGACGACGAAACCGAGATTCCGGAGTCACACCCGCGCTACGAGTCGCTGCTCACCCGCCACCGCATCGAACACGGCGTCGACATCGGCATCACCTCCCGACAGGGGCTCATCGCCCAGGGGCGCGGCGAGGCCTACGACTACCTGCTCGGCGAGCAGACCATCGAGAGCGCCGACGACGCGGCCCGCGCCGCCGCCGCCCACTTCCTGCTCGCGGACCAGGCCGTCGTCTCCGTCAACGGGAACGTCGCCGCGCTCGTCCCCGGCGAGGTCGTCGAGCTCGCCGACGCGACCGGCGCGGACATCGAGGTGAATCTGTTCAACCGCACCCGCGAACGGATGGAGGCCATCGCCGACCACCTCCGCGAGCACGGGGCCGAGGACGTGAAGGGACTCGCCGCCGACGGCGAGATTCCCGGGCTCGACCACGCCCGCGCGAAGGTGGACGCCGACGGTATCGGGTCGGCCGACGTGGTGCTCGTTCCACTCGAAGACGGGGACCGCGCGCAGGCGCTTTCCGCGATGGGAAAGACGGAGGTCGTCATCGACCTGAATCCGCTCTCGCGGTCGGCACAGGCCGCGAGCGTCCCCATCGTCGACAACATCATCCGGGCCGTCCCGAACATCACGCGCCACGCCCGCGAACTGCGGGACGCGGACGAGGCCGAACTGCGCGCGGTCGTGGACTCGTTCGACGCCGAGACGGCCCTCGAAGCCGCCGAGCGCGCGATTCGACGCGGGGAGTAAAGACGGAGCCGAGTGTCGGCGGCGGTATGGCAAGCGCAGTCATCACCGGTTCCTCCCGCGGGCTCGGTCGTGCAATCGCACTCCGGTTCGCCCGCGACGGCTACGACATCGCGGTGAATTACCACTCGAACGAACAGCAGGCCGAGACGGTCGCGGCGCGCGCCCGCGAACACGGCGTCGAGGCGGTCGTCGTCGGGGCCGACGTGTCGGCGTACGACGCGGCCGAACGACTGGTCGAGACGGCCGCCGACGCCTTCGGCGGCGTCGACCACCTCGTCAACAACGCGGGCATCGACCAGCACGTCTACACGGAGTCGCTCTCACCCGAGGATTTCGACCGCGTGAGCGACGTGAACGTCAACTCGGCGTTCAACTGTACGAAGGCCGCACTCGGGTATCTGCGCGAGTCGGCGGACGAGCCGTCGGTCGTGAATCTCTCCTCGATTCTCGCCTTTACCGGCGCGCCGATCGAGTGTCACTACGCGGCCTCGAAGGGGGCGCTGGTGTCGCTCACGAAGAGTCACGCCCGGGATTTCGCCCCCGAGATTCGGGTGAACGCCATCGCGCCGGGCCACATCGAGACGGATATGACCGCAGACCGCACCGAAGCGGAAAAACAGGAGGAGTTGGCCGCGATTCCGCGCGACAGGTACGGCCAGCCCGAGGACATCGCCGAGGCGGCGGCGTATCTCCGAGACGCGGGCTTCGTGACCGGCGAGACGCTCCACGTCAACGGCGGCGAACGGATGGAGTAGTCGTGTCGATTCACTTATCAAGCAGCGAGCGTTGCTGACCGAAGGATGATGGATTCGCTACGCACCGGACTGAGCTACGGGGACGTACTGCTCGTGCCGCAACGCTCACCAGTCGACAGCCGCGGCGACACCGACCTCTCGACGCAGTTGACGCCGAACGTCGAGCTGTCGAACCCGCTCGTCTCCGCGGCGATGGACACCGTCACGGAGGCCGACCTCGCGGTCGAACTCGGGAAGGCGGGAGGACTCGGCGTGCTCCACCGCTTTCTCACCGCCGAGGAGCAGGCCGAACAGGTGCGGGAGGTCCACGAGGCGGGCCAGCAGGTCGCCGTCGCAATCGGCATCAACGAGGATTATCTCGCCCGGAGCGAGGCGGTCGTCGCGGCCGGCGTCGATGCGCTCGTCGTCGACGTGGCCCACGGCCACCTCGAACGCGCGCTGGACGTGGTGGAGACGCTCGCCGAGGCGTTCCCCGACACCGACCTCGTGGCCGGCAACGTCGCCACGCCCGAGGGCGTGCGCGACCTCGCGGCCGCCGGCGCGGACTGCGTGAAGGTCGGTATCGGTCCCGGCTCACACTGCACGACGCGGAAGGTGGCCGGAGCCGGCGTGCCGCAGTTGACCGCCGTGGACGACTGTGCCGACGCCGCGGCTGAGGTCGGCGTGACCATCTGTGCCGACGGTGGCATCCGCACCTCCGGCGACGCGGTGAAGGCGCTGATGGCCGGCGCGGACACCGTGATGCTCGGGAGCCTCTTCGCCGGGACCGAGGAGGCACCGGGCGCTGTGGTTGAGGTCGACGGCACCCAGTACAAGCGGTCGCGCGGCATGGCGACGACGGCCGCCGCCGAGGACCGCGAGGACAAGGACAGCGAGGTGCGCGCCGACGAGGGCGTCGAGGCGCTCACCCCCTACAAGGGGCCGGTGGCCGATGTGGCTACCGAGTTCTGTGGCGGGATTCGCTCGGGACTCTCCTACTGTGGTGGCCACACCATCGAGGCGGCCCGCGAGTCGGCGGAGTTCATCCGCGTCGCCGCCAGCGCACAGGAGCGGGAGGGCTACCACTCCGACCACGACTGGGAGGGCGTCAGCGTCGACAGCGTCGGCGAAGCGAACGGAACGACGGTCCAGAGCGACGATTAGAGGTAGGCGTCGAGTCGGTCGAGTCCCGTCTCCAGTCGGTCCAGCGAGTTCGCGTACGAGAGTCTGAGTTTTCCCGCGCCGGCGTCACCGAACCCGGAACCGGGCGCGAGCACGACGCCCGCTTCCGTGACGAGATTCTTCGCGAGCGCCATGCTGTCGTCGTAGCCCTCGGGGTCGAGGAACGCGTAGAAGGCACCCTGTGAGCGCGGGGCGTCGACGCCGTCCAGCTCGGCGAGCCGGTCGGTCACGTAGTCGCGCCGCTCTCTGAATGCGGTCTGCATCTCCCGAACGGGGGTTCGGGGTCCCTCGAGCGCAGCGAGGGCGGCGTGTTGTGACGGAGTCGGCGTGCTCGCAGTCGTGGATTCGCGAATCTTCGTCGCCTCGTCCACGACGCTGGATTCGGTGGCGAGCCAGCCGACGCGCCACCCGGTCATGGCGTAGGCCTTCGAACAGGAGCCGATGGTGATGACGTGTGCGGAGTCGTCGACGAGCGTCGCCATCCCGGTCGGGTCGCGGTCGTAGGTGAGGGCGGCGTACACCTCGTCGGCGATGACGTACGCGTCGTGGTCTCGGGCCGCCTCGATGACGCGCGCGACCGCCTCGTCGTCGAAGACGCGCCCGGTCGGGTTCGACGGCGAACACAGCATTACGGCTCCGGTGTCCGAGTTCATCCGGTCGATGAGCCGGTCGGCGTCGAGGTCGTACGGGAACGCCATCGGCACCTCGACGGGCGTGGCGTCGGCGAGTCGCGCCTGCGTCCAGTAGTTCGGCCACCCCGGCGAGGGAATCAGGAGGTCGTCGCCGGGGTCGAGCACGGCGAGACAGGCCAGATGGAGCGCCTCCATCCCGCCCGTGGTGACGAGCACGTCGTCGGCCCCGTAGCTGTGGTCGTACTCGCGGGCGAGCGTGTCGGCGATGGCGGTCCGAAGCGCTGGTAACCCGGCGTTGGAGGTGTAGTTCGTCTCGCCGCGTTCGATGGCGGCGACGGCGGCTTCCTTCACGTGAGCGGGCGTGTCGAAGTCCGGTTCGCCGACCTCCAGTCGGACGAGGTCGCCGTCGGTCCGTTGCGCGAGGTCGAAGAGGACGCGAATCGAGGAGCGGTCGCACCTCCGGACGCGGGCGGTCGGTTGCATACCCAGACGGGCGACGGCGCGGGGCTTCAACTTTCCCCGCCGCTCCGACGGTCGACTCCCCCACCGCCGGGTCGGCAGGTGGCGTTTTCACTCGCTGAAGTTCTGCACCCGTTTTACCACGCCGACAGGCAAAGCGTGGCGGCGTGGGACTCACGGACCTGTTCGCGTCTACCGTCGCCCGACGGGAGTATCGGTGTACGCGCTGTGGGCACGAGTTCGAGGCCCCCGACCGCAATCGCGTCCAGTGTCCGGGGTGTTTGGGCTACCGGGCGACCGTGCCGATTGCGCCGGAGTAGTCGCCCGAGCGGGACGGCTACAGGAGTTCTCTGATGCGGTCGGCAACCACGCCGGCATCCGACCCCAGCAGGTACGCCGCCGGCTCGATGCCGAAGCCGCCCGACTGGAACACCACGTCCACGTCGTCGGTCACGGCGTCGGCCACGGCCGTCTCGACCGCTGCGTCGGCGTCGAACTCCGCGGTCGTGAGCCCGGCCTCGGCGAACCGTGTCGCGATCTCGTCGTCGTAGCGGATGTTGAGCGCCGCGCGCGCGTCGCTCCCGCCGGCGCGGGCCGCGAGCAGCACCGTCGCGACGTGTTCGGAGACGCCGAACTCCGGGTCGCCGGGGACGGTCGCCCGCCCCTTCACGTCGAGGATCCGACCCGGCACGCCGGCCACGTCCTCGATGCCCGCGGCGTCGGGCAGCGTCTCCACGAGATTCGAGCCGACCGCCGGGATGAGACCCGCGAAGCCGCTCGTGTTTTCGAGGGTGCGCACGCCCCGGCGGACGGACGCGAGCACGCGCTCTGCGGTCCGCACCTCGGAGTCGGCGTCGTGGACCGCGAAGTCGCCCTCGTACTCCGCGAGGGCCGGGAAGGTCTCCTCGTGGAGCCGCGCGAGCACGTCGCCGCGTTCGAGCTGTCGGATGAGCACCTCCGTCTCCACGAGCGCCTGCACCGGCGTCACGTCGCCGCTTGCAAGTCCTTCGCCCAGTCGCGCGACGAGTTCCTGGACGCGCTCGTCGCCGGCGAGCCGGTCGTTCGTCTCCACGTCGCCGTGGGCGTATTTCGACACCGCACTCTGTGAGATGCCCAGTAGCTCGGCCACCTCGCTCTGTGTCAGCCCGCGGTCGCGCAAGTCACCGGCCAGCAGCGCCCGGAACGTCGGCAGAAACTCGTCGACGACGACCTCCTCGATGAAGCGCACTACTGGTCACCACCGAACTCACTCGTTCGTTGCCGAGAATCGCCGGTCTCGCACGGCTCGACACGGCTCATTGGTCACCACCGAACTCTCTGTCTCCCTGAATCCGAGACGCCTGCGGTCCGGTCTGTCCCTGGTACTTCGAGCCGCGCTCGCTCCCGTACGGGCGGTCGGCTTCGGTTTTCAGTTCCGTGAAGGTGAGCTGTGAGATGCGCATCCCCGGCGAGAGCGCGACCGGCGCGCGGCCGAGGTTCGACAGTTCGAGCGTAATCTGGCCCTCGTAGCCGGGGTCACACAGCCCGGCCGTCGCGTGGACGACGATTGCCAGCCGGCCGAGCGAGGAGCGACCCTCGACGTGGGCGATCAGGTCGGCGGGAATCTCGACGCGCTCGACGGTCGTCCCGAGGACGAAATCCCCCGGATGGAGGATGTAATCGTCACCCTCCGGAACGGTCGTCTTTCTCGTGTACTCCTCGGTCTCCGTCTCGTCGTTCGGGTGGATACACGGGATGTTGGCGTGTTGGAACTCCAAGAACTCGCTGCCGAGCCGGAGGTCGATGCTCGCCGGCTGTATCTGGATGTCGGGGTCGTCGAGCGGCTCGACGACGAGGTCGTCGCCGAGTCGCCGCTCGATGTCGGCGTCCGAGAGTATCATACGAGAGTGACCGGGCGAGAGGACGAAAAATGGGGCGGTCGTGTCTGAAGGCCTATGACCGTCGCCCACGAGCGACGACCATGAAACAGGCAATCGTCGTCCGCACGGATATCGGCATGGGGAAAGGAAAGCTGGCCGCACAGGCCTCCCACGCCTCGCTGAAAGCCTACGAGAACGCCCACACCAAGAGCCAGTCCGAGTGGAAGGAGGGGGGCCAGAAGAAAATCGTTCTGAAGGTGTCGAGCGAGCGCGAGATTCACGAACTCGCCGACCAGGCCCGACGGGAGGGGTTGCCCAATGCGGTCATCAGCGACGCCGGCCACACCCAGCTCGAACCGGGGACGGTGACGGCACTGGCCGTCGGCCCGGGCGAGGAGAATCTCGTGGACCGGGTGACGGGCGACCTCTCTTTGCTCTAGTCGGCGTGGCGGTCCGCCCGCGACGGCGGCGGGATCTGCTCGCCCGTCGAGTCGGCGGTCGATTCCAGCGTCGAGGGGACGACACACCGGTCGGGTTCGTGGTTGACGTGGCTGTAGCCGGTCGGGTCGTTGGCGAGCGGGTGGGCCGGATTCTCCCGGGAGTCGAGGCGGGCGGCCCGAAGCTCGCCGAAGCCGCCGATGCGCGCGAGAATCCCGCGCCAGTGGTTCCCCGTGGCGGTGGGGAGCCGAACCGGATGTGGCGGCTCGGATTCGGGCGTCGCGAGCGCGAGCATCGCCCGGTTGACGTTCGCCGCGAGGTCGTCGTGGTCGAGGACGACGCCGACGCGCGCGGACGGCGGTGCACGCTCGGCCAACACGTCGAGTCCGAGATGGAGCGCGCGATACTCCGCGACGTTGTTGTTCGGGGGTGAGTCCGCGACAGCCAGTCGCGCGACCGTCTCGCCGTCACCCGTCTCGATGAGCACGCCCAAGCCGCCGGCTCCGGAGTTGCGGTAGGAGCCGTCAGTGGCGACGTAGAAGTCTCGGTGGTGGGTGCGCGGCGGGTGCGCGATGTGGGGTGTCGGGCTGTCGTCGAACAGCGACCTGAGTGCGGGCCGGCCGTATGCGGCCATGGTGACATGTGGGGTAGCTGTACGCATAAAGCTACGGCATTCGTGCGACACGTTGACACGAAACTCCGGTCCGAAAGCTTCTCCCATCGACCGGGGCGAGTGTCGACGTGCGACACCGCAATCTCCTGTTGTTCGCGACGTTAGCCGCCGTCTGGGGGTCGGCGTTCGTCGCTATCAAGGCCGGACTCGGCACGCCCGACGCGCCGGCCGGCTTCTTCGAGACGCCCGTGCTGTTTGCCGCGCTCCGCTTCGATATCGCCGGCGTCGTCATGCTCGCGTACGCCGCCGTCGCGACCGACCGACTCGTCCCCGAGGGTCGCCGCGAGTGGGCGAGCGTCGTCTCGACTGCCGTCCTCATCATCACGCTGTATCACGCCCTGCTGTTCGTCGGCGAGACCGACCCGGCGGTGTCGAGCGCCGCCGCGGCCATCGTCGTCT
This portion of the Halosegnis longus genome encodes:
- a CDS encoding helix-turn-helix domain-containing protein translates to MSCIFSYSFRSPELALAETLAGEDIELEVEYIGAQGPEELRLFVWVSEGVSAFDDGIERDPTVTDPVVVSDDETERLYSLATTDAVETTVYPLWATRDGEGLSAHYEDGWWHSEIRFPTREQLAAYREALLESGVQVEMRGIYREESHEPAPGLTTEQREALTAAYRNGYFSVPRETTTAALAETLDISGQAVSERLRRGYARLVDATFGDE
- a CDS encoding thiamine-phosphate synthase family protein translates to MRFIEEVVVDEFLPTFRALLAGDLRDRGLTQSEVAELLGISQSAVSKYAHGDVETNDRLAGDERVQELVARLGEGLASGDVTPVQALVETEVLIRQLERGDVLARLHEETFPALAEYEGDFAVHDADSEVRTAERVLASVRRGVRTLENTSGFAGLIPAVGSNLVETLPDAAGIEDVAGVPGRILDVKGRATVPGDPEFGVSEHVATVLLAARAGGSDARAALNIRYDDEIATRFAEAGLTTAEFDADAAVETAVADAVTDDVDVVFQSGGFGIEPAAYLLGSDAGVVADRIRELL
- a CDS encoding 3-oxoacyl-ACP reductase family protein, yielding MASAVITGSSRGLGRAIALRFARDGYDIAVNYHSNEQQAETVAARAREHGVEAVVVGADVSAYDAAERLVETAADAFGGVDHLVNNAGIDQHVYTESLSPEDFDRVSDVNVNSAFNCTKAALGYLRESADEPSVVNLSSILAFTGAPIECHYAASKGALVSLTKSHARDFAPEIRVNAIAPGHIETDMTADRTEAEKQEELAAIPRDRYGQPEDIAEAAAYLRDAGFVTGETLHVNGGERME
- a CDS encoding pantoate kinase; this encodes MHATAFVPGHVTGFFSTHPDEQPLRAGSRGGGVALSHGVETTVTDEAGVTLNGEAITVEPVERVLDALGVDLGVACETPLPLGSGFGVSGAMALGTAYVVNAHTEAGLSENDLVSLAHRAEVESGTGLGDVVGQARGGIPLRLEPGAPGYGAMDGVPGGSRVEYFSLGGLSTADVLGGDTETLSAAGERALDTVRETPTLATFVAASRRFAEEAGLLTDELRGILHDVDETGETASMAMLGETAFTLGTGLSDAGYDPAVCRIHPPGAGLRVE
- the aspS gene encoding aspartate--tRNA(Asn) ligase; protein product: MDERTYTADATPGDTVTVAGWVHELRDLGGIAFLIVRDTSGKIQVKLEKDEMDEELVETGLDVARESVVKIVGDVKEEPRAPTGVEVVPTGIEVIAEAETQLPLDPSGKVDAELPTRLDNRTLDVRRDESKAIFEIRSEVLRAVREEFRSFGSTEITTPKIVATGTEGGTELFPITYFGEEAFMNQSPQLFKQLMVGSGLERVFEIGPIFRAEEHNTPRHLNEATSIDFESAFFDHTEAMDVCEAVTKAAYEGVAENCADELETLGIDDFEVPEEAFPRLTYEEAIERINATGELDEQLVWGDDLPTEGEHVLGQDVGEHYFITDWPSEIKPFYIKDHDDDETLSTGFDMMHPRMELVSGGQREHRFDHLVEGFEQQGLNPDEFEYYTKMFKYGMPPHAGWAIGGERLIMTMLGLDNIREAVLFPRDRQRLSP
- a CDS encoding 4-phosphopantoate--beta-alanine ligase, whose product is MSDEPQIPVSPDDETEIPESHPRYESLLTRHRIEHGVDIGITSRQGLIAQGRGEAYDYLLGEQTIESADDAARAAAAHFLLADQAVVSVNGNVAALVPGEVVELADATGADIEVNLFNRTRERMEAIADHLREHGAEDVKGLAADGEIPGLDHARAKVDADGIGSADVVLVPLEDGDRAQALSAMGKTEVVIDLNPLSRSAQAASVPIVDNIIRAVPNITRHARELRDADEAELRAVVDSFDAETALEAAERAIRRGE
- a CDS encoding pyridoxal phosphate-dependent aminotransferase codes for the protein MQPTARVRRCDRSSIRVLFDLAQRTDGDLVRLEVGEPDFDTPAHVKEAAVAAIERGETNYTSNAGLPALRTAIADTLAREYDHSYGADDVLVTTGGMEALHLACLAVLDPGDDLLIPSPGWPNYWTQARLADATPVEVPMAFPYDLDADRLIDRMNSDTGAVMLCSPSNPTGRVFDDEAVARVIEAARDHDAYVIADEVYAALTYDRDPTGMATLVDDSAHVITIGSCSKAYAMTGWRVGWLATESSVVDEATKIRESTTASTPTPSQHAALAALEGPRTPVREMQTAFRERRDYVTDRLAELDGVDAPRSQGAFYAFLDPEGYDDSMALAKNLVTEAGVVLAPGSGFGDAGAGKLRLSYANSLDRLETGLDRLDAYL
- a CDS encoding ribonuclease HI, whose protein sequence is MAAYGRPALRSLFDDSPTPHIAHPPRTHHRDFYVATDGSYRNSGAGGLGVLIETGDGETVARLAVADSPPNNNVAEYRALHLGLDVLAERAPPSARVGVVLDHDDLAANVNRAMLALATPESEPPHPVRLPTATGNHWRGILARIGGFGELRAARLDSRENPAHPLANDPTGYSHVNHEPDRCVVPSTLESTADSTGEQIPPPSRADRHAD
- the pth2 gene encoding peptidyl-tRNA hydrolase Pth2 encodes the protein MKQAIVVRTDIGMGKGKLAAQASHASLKAYENAHTKSQSEWKEGGQKKIVLKVSSEREIHELADQARREGLPNAVISDAGHTQLEPGTVTALAVGPGEENLVDRVTGDLSLL
- a CDS encoding guanosine monophosphate reductase; its protein translation is MDSLRTGLSYGDVLLVPQRSPVDSRGDTDLSTQLTPNVELSNPLVSAAMDTVTEADLAVELGKAGGLGVLHRFLTAEEQAEQVREVHEAGQQVAVAIGINEDYLARSEAVVAAGVDALVVDVAHGHLERALDVVETLAEAFPDTDLVAGNVATPEGVRDLAAAGADCVKVGIGPGSHCTTRKVAGAGVPQLTAVDDCADAAAEVGVTICADGGIRTSGDAVKALMAGADTVMLGSLFAGTEEAPGAVVEVDGTQYKRSRGMATTAAAEDREDKDSEVRADEGVEALTPYKGPVADVATEFCGGIRSGLSYCGGHTIEAARESAEFIRVAASAQEREGYHSDHDWEGVSVDSVGEANGTTVQSDD
- the dcd gene encoding dCTP deaminase; its protein translation is MILSDADIERRLGDDLVVEPLDDPDIQIQPASIDLRLGSEFLEFQHANIPCIHPNDETETEEYTRKTTVPEGDDYILHPGDFVLGTTVERVEIPADLIAHVEGRSSLGRLAIVVHATAGLCDPGYEGQITLELSNLGRAPVALSPGMRISQLTFTELKTEADRPYGSERGSKYQGQTGPQASRIQGDREFGGDQ